The Methylobacterium currus genome contains a region encoding:
- a CDS encoding indolepyruvate ferredoxin oxidoreductase family protein has product MPELDRAYRLDDRFDRSAGRAYMTGTQALVRLLLSQAAIDRRDGLKTAGLVSGYRGSPLGAVDQELWRAKDRLAQAGIRFQPGINEDLAAAALLGSQRVALDPAATVEGVFGLWYGKGPGVDRSGDALKHGNAYGSSPKGGVLVVAGDDHGCVSSSMSHQSDLALAAWHMPVIHPGSLAEYEAYGLWGFAASRFSGAWVGFKAISEVVEGAASVGLSPLPSFATPDFTPPPGGLHIRWPDLPSLAIEARALQKLEAIRAFARANPLDRLVVAPERPRLLVVTVGKAHGDAMEAFRLLGHDPDSLRAAGVAVLKVGLVHPLDVAGLSGAAAGVETVLVIEEKAPLVERQLRDGLYDLPSEHRPRILGKRDAAGKPLVSEVEELRPSRLAGILAEALRPLGLAVATPEIPSIAAASGPLPVRTPYFCSGCPHNTSTRVPEGSQGRAGIGCHFMANWMERDTTGIVPMGAEGVDWTGQAPFTRQAHVFQNLGDGTYFHSGHAAIRQAVASGANITYKILYNDAVAMTGGQPVDGVLTVPQITRLVSAEGARRVVVVSDDPTRVARSAARDPLGPGVTLHHRDDLDAVQRELRETKGVTVLVYDQTCATEARRRRKRGTSPQPARRAVINPLVCEGCGDCQQKSNCLSVVPVETEFGRKRAIDQTGCNSDLSCLKGFCPSFVTLEGATPRRRPGVAVAPETVASRAAALPEPDTALGAAPYEILVAGVGGTGVVTVGALITMAAHLEGRGASVLDFMGFAQKGGQVLSFVRLADDPGALHQVRIDRGRADAVLACDLVVAASSDAASVIDPARTRIIANTHEIPTGASLRDPKARIDTRMLENLLARRVRAGALRSLDAQAMAARLTGDAQAANVLLLGFAWQCGLVPVSRDALDQAVALNGVAVAGNRLALAWGRLLAADPAFVEAHLAPEPAPAQDLDALVARRAEYLTAYQDGLYAARYRDRVARVRARGGDVLAEAVARSLFTLMAIKDEYEVARLQSDPAFLARLAEEFEGKGPGAKVRPTFHLAPPILARTPPGESEPRKIAFGPWLLPVLRGLASLKGLRGRRLDPLWLIAERREERAVLAEYEAQIDAALALVGRADPAALRDLLAAPQEIRGFGPVKARAIAAWRARSDALLAAARAGNDSGAPLSRAG; this is encoded by the coding sequence ATGCCCGAGCTCGACCGCGCCTATCGCCTCGACGACCGTTTCGACCGCTCGGCCGGGCGGGCCTACATGACCGGCACGCAGGCCCTGGTGCGCCTCCTCCTGTCGCAAGCCGCGATCGACCGCCGCGACGGGCTCAAGACCGCCGGCCTCGTCTCCGGCTATCGCGGCTCGCCGCTCGGCGCCGTCGACCAGGAATTGTGGCGGGCGAAAGATCGCCTCGCGCAGGCCGGCATCCGCTTCCAGCCCGGCATCAACGAGGATCTGGCGGCGGCAGCGCTCCTCGGCAGCCAGCGGGTCGCCCTCGATCCGGCCGCCACCGTCGAAGGGGTGTTCGGCCTCTGGTACGGCAAGGGCCCGGGGGTCGACCGCTCCGGCGACGCCCTCAAGCACGGCAACGCCTATGGCAGCAGCCCGAAGGGCGGCGTGCTGGTCGTCGCCGGCGACGACCACGGCTGCGTCTCCTCCTCGATGTCGCACCAGAGCGACCTCGCGCTCGCGGCCTGGCACATGCCGGTGATCCACCCGGGCAGCCTCGCCGAGTACGAGGCCTACGGCCTGTGGGGCTTCGCCGCCTCGCGCTTCTCCGGCGCCTGGGTCGGCTTCAAGGCGATCTCCGAGGTGGTGGAGGGCGCCGCCTCGGTCGGGCTGTCCCCGCTGCCGTCCTTCGCGACCCCCGATTTCACCCCGCCGCCGGGCGGCCTGCACATCCGCTGGCCCGATCTGCCGAGCCTCGCCATCGAGGCGCGCGCGCTGCAAAAGCTCGAGGCGATCCGTGCCTTTGCCCGGGCCAACCCCCTCGACCGGCTGGTGGTGGCGCCGGAGCGCCCCCGCCTCCTCGTCGTCACGGTCGGCAAGGCGCATGGCGACGCGATGGAAGCGTTCCGGCTCCTCGGCCACGACCCGGACTCGCTGCGCGCGGCCGGTGTCGCGGTGCTGAAGGTCGGCCTCGTCCATCCCCTCGACGTCGCCGGACTCTCAGGCGCAGCGGCGGGCGTCGAGACCGTGCTGGTGATCGAGGAGAAGGCGCCGCTCGTCGAGCGCCAGCTGCGCGACGGCCTCTACGATCTGCCGAGCGAGCACCGCCCGCGGATCCTCGGCAAGCGCGATGCGGCCGGCAAACCCCTGGTGTCCGAGGTCGAGGAGCTGCGCCCCTCGCGCCTCGCCGGGATCCTGGCCGAGGCCCTGCGCCCTCTCGGCCTCGCCGTCGCGACGCCGGAGATCCCGTCCATCGCCGCAGCCTCCGGGCCGCTTCCGGTGCGGACGCCGTATTTCTGCTCCGGCTGCCCGCACAACACCTCGACCCGGGTGCCGGAGGGCTCGCAGGGCCGGGCCGGCATCGGCTGCCACTTCATGGCGAACTGGATGGAGCGCGACACCACCGGCATCGTGCCGATGGGGGCCGAGGGGGTCGACTGGACCGGCCAGGCGCCCTTCACCCGCCAGGCCCACGTCTTCCAGAATCTCGGCGACGGGACCTACTTCCATTCCGGCCACGCGGCGATCCGGCAGGCGGTCGCGAGCGGGGCCAACATCACCTACAAGATCCTCTACAACGACGCGGTGGCGATGACCGGCGGCCAGCCGGTCGACGGCGTGCTCACCGTGCCGCAGATCACCCGCCTGGTCTCGGCCGAGGGCGCGCGCCGGGTCGTCGTGGTGTCGGACGATCCCACCCGGGTGGCGAGGAGCGCCGCCCGCGATCCCCTCGGCCCCGGCGTCACCCTGCATCACCGCGACGACCTCGACGCCGTGCAGCGGGAATTGCGCGAGACGAAGGGCGTCACCGTGCTGGTCTACGACCAGACCTGCGCCACCGAGGCGCGCCGGCGGCGCAAGCGCGGCACGAGCCCGCAACCGGCGCGACGCGCGGTCATCAATCCCCTCGTCTGCGAGGGCTGCGGCGACTGCCAGCAGAAATCGAACTGCCTCTCGGTCGTACCGGTCGAGACCGAGTTCGGCCGGAAGCGCGCCATCGACCAGACCGGCTGCAACAGCGACCTCTCCTGCCTCAAGGGCTTCTGCCCGTCCTTCGTGACGCTCGAGGGCGCGACGCCCCGGCGCCGGCCCGGCGTCGCGGTCGCGCCGGAGACCGTCGCTTCCCGCGCCGCCGCGCTCCCGGAGCCCGACACGGCCCTCGGCGCGGCGCCTTATGAGATCCTGGTCGCCGGCGTCGGCGGCACCGGCGTGGTGACGGTGGGCGCCCTCATCACCATGGCGGCCCATCTCGAAGGGCGCGGCGCCAGCGTGCTCGACTTCATGGGCTTCGCCCAGAAGGGCGGGCAGGTGCTCTCCTTCGTGCGGCTGGCCGACGATCCGGGCGCGCTCCATCAGGTGCGGATCGACCGCGGCCGGGCCGACGCGGTCCTGGCCTGCGACCTCGTGGTGGCGGCGAGCTCCGATGCGGCGTCGGTGATCGATCCCGCCCGCACCCGGATCATCGCCAACACCCACGAGATCCCGACCGGCGCCTCCTTACGCGACCCGAAGGCCCGCATCGACACGCGGATGCTCGAGAACCTGCTCGCCCGCCGGGTCCGGGCCGGGGCGCTGCGCAGCCTCGACGCGCAGGCGATGGCCGCGCGGCTGACCGGCGACGCGCAAGCCGCCAACGTGCTGCTCTTAGGCTTCGCCTGGCAATGCGGGCTGGTCCCGGTCTCCCGCGACGCCCTCGACCAGGCGGTGGCGCTGAACGGCGTCGCGGTGGCGGGCAACCGTCTGGCGCTGGCCTGGGGCCGGCTGCTCGCCGCCGATCCGGCCTTCGTCGAGGCTCATCTCGCCCCGGAACCCGCGCCCGCGCAGGACCTGGATGCGCTGGTGGCGCGCCGGGCCGAGTACCTCACCGCCTACCAGGACGGGCTTTACGCCGCGCGCTACCGCGACCGGGTCGCAAGGGTGCGGGCACGGGGCGGCGACGTGCTGGCGGAGGCGGTCGCCCGCTCGCTGTTCACGCTGATGGCGATCAAGGACGAGTACGAGGTGGCCCGCCTCCAGTCCGATCCGGCCTTCCTGGCCCGCCTCGCCGAGGAGTTCGAGGGCAAAGGACCGGGGGCCAAGGTGCGGCCGACCTTCCATCTCGCGCCCCCGATCCTCGCCCGGACGCCGCCCGGCGAGTCTGAGCCGCGCAAGATCGCCTTCGGTCCGTGGCTGCTGCCGGTCTTGCGCGGGCTCGCGTCCCTCAAAGGTTTGCGCGGCCGGCGCCTCGACCCCCTGTGGCTGATCGCCGAGCGGCGGGAGGAACGGGCGGTGCTGGCGGAGTACGAGGCGCAGATCGACGCCGCCCTCGCCCTCGTCGGCCGGGCCGATCCGGCGGCGCTCCGCGACCTCCTCGCCGCGCCCCAGGAGATCCGCGGCTTCGGCCCGGTGAAGGCGCGGGCGATCGCCGCCTGGCGCGCGCGCAGCGACGCGCTGCTGGCGGCGGCCCGCGCCGGGAACGATTCCGGGGCGCCGCTGTCGCGGGCCGGATAG
- a CDS encoding DUF2842 domain-containing protein produces the protein MRRRTRSFVGAIVMIAFVLIYAPVAMALADSRIAQTPPLVQSVLYAILGIAWIFPLMPLIRWMERPDRDPA, from the coding sequence ATGCGCCGCCGCACCCGCTCCTTCGTCGGGGCGATCGTGATGATCGCCTTCGTACTGATCTACGCGCCCGTCGCCATGGCGCTCGCCGACAGCCGCATCGCCCAGACGCCGCCGCTGGTGCAGTCGGTGCTCTACGCAATCCTCGGGATCGCCTGGATCTTCCCGCTGATGCCGCTGATCCGCTGGATGGAGCGGCCCGATCGCGACCCGGCCTGA
- a CDS encoding polysaccharide deacetylase family protein has protein sequence MLSAQARHRLFHAGFATIAATGADRWLAPAARGRGVILTFHHVRPDEAPPGAFAPNRLLAITPSFLDRTLTALRARGFAIIPLSDLPRRLAETGDPFAVLTFDDGYRDNLEHAAPTLRRHGAPWTLYVTHDYATGTGRLWWIELERAIRILDRVRLPEVGLDLPAGNDAQKSAAFAEAYRALRAGPEEILRAATLRLCGEAGIDAGRIAGELCLSAGELRELARDEAVTLAAHTLSHPMLAKHDDDAVRREIVDGKARLGELLGRVPEHLSYPVGDPGSAGMREFALAREAGYRTAVTTRPGHLFAGHAAHLHALPRVSVNGCFQTDAALRALLSGVPFLAWNRGRRLNVG, from the coding sequence ATGCTCTCCGCGCAAGCCCGACACCGCCTGTTCCATGCCGGCTTCGCCACCATCGCGGCCACGGGGGCCGACCGCTGGCTCGCCCCCGCCGCCCGCGGCCGCGGCGTGATCCTGACCTTCCACCACGTCCGGCCGGACGAGGCGCCGCCGGGCGCCTTCGCGCCGAACCGGCTGCTGGCGATCACCCCTTCCTTCCTCGACCGCACGCTGACGGCTCTGCGGGCGCGGGGCTTCGCGATCATCCCCCTGTCCGACCTGCCGCGCCGGCTGGCCGAGACGGGGGACCCCTTCGCGGTGCTGACCTTCGACGACGGCTATCGCGACAACCTGGAACACGCCGCCCCGACCCTGCGCCGCCACGGCGCGCCCTGGACGCTCTACGTCACCCACGACTACGCCACCGGGACCGGCCGGCTGTGGTGGATCGAGCTGGAACGGGCGATCCGGATCCTCGACCGTGTGCGGCTGCCGGAGGTCGGGCTCGATCTCCCGGCGGGCAACGACGCGCAGAAATCCGCCGCCTTCGCGGAGGCCTACCGCGCCCTGCGGGCCGGGCCGGAGGAGATCTTGCGCGCCGCGACCCTGCGCCTGTGCGGGGAAGCGGGGATCGATGCGGGTCGCATCGCCGGCGAGCTGTGCCTGTCGGCGGGCGAGCTGCGCGAGCTGGCCCGGGACGAGGCGGTGACGCTCGCCGCCCACACCCTGTCCCACCCGATGCTCGCCAAGCACGACGACGACGCCGTCCGCCGGGAGATCGTGGACGGGAAGGCGCGCCTCGGCGAGCTGCTCGGCCGGGTGCCGGAGCACCTGTCCTATCCGGTCGGCGATCCGGGATCGGCGGGAATGCGGGAATTCGCGCTCGCCCGCGAGGCCGGCTACCGCACCGCCGTGACGACCCGGCCCGGCCACCTCTTCGCGGGCCATGCCGCACACCTGCACGCCCTGCCGCGGGTCTCGGTCAATGGCTGCTTCCAGACCGACGCGGCCCTGCGCGCCTTGCTCTCCGGCGTGCCGTTCCTGGCCTGGAACCGGGGCCGGCGGCTCAACGTCGGGTGA
- a CDS encoding GNAT family N-acetyltransferase, whose product MGGTMQLAAEGVAVGPAPALALVPEVFSGLAAAEAPWRALEAAPGVVMTPYQRFDWVAACARTLPAGARPCPVLLRDAAGRPLALLPLFVHREARIRVARVIGGRHANFHMPLFAGPEAAALPAEAYAGALLQAGARAGIDVIHLPDQPRLWNGVPNPLARGSASPSDAYGLALEADPEAVLKRCLSGDARRKLRQKEKWLVAAHGPVTHRVAADDAEGEAILSAYLAQKAVRFATSGIRDPFADPAARDFLKAAHRTGALELHALRTEGGRILATFVGAVDPARFSGMLTSFDPDPSLARFSPGDLLLQALIRDQASRGRKALDLGVGEARYKASVCDETIHLVDAVIPVSLRGRAYAAAAAAGARLKRRIKRDPRLWALVGRVRRAMARPA is encoded by the coding sequence ATGGGCGGCACGATGCAACTCGCGGCGGAGGGCGTCGCCGTCGGTCCCGCCCCGGCCCTCGCCCTGGTGCCCGAGGTCTTTTCCGGCCTCGCGGCGGCGGAAGCGCCCTGGCGCGCCCTCGAGGCGGCGCCCGGCGTGGTGATGACGCCCTATCAGCGCTTCGACTGGGTGGCGGCCTGCGCCCGCACCCTGCCGGCGGGTGCTCGACCCTGCCCGGTGCTGCTGCGCGATGCCGCCGGGCGGCCCCTGGCGCTGCTCCCGCTCTTCGTGCACCGCGAGGCCCGCATCCGCGTCGCCCGGGTGATCGGCGGCCGGCACGCGAATTTCCACATGCCGCTCTTCGCCGGGCCGGAGGCGGCGGCCCTGCCGGCCGAGGCCTATGCCGGCGCCCTCCTGCAGGCCGGCGCCCGGGCCGGGATCGACGTGATCCACCTTCCGGACCAGCCCAGGCTGTGGAACGGCGTGCCGAACCCGCTGGCGCGGGGCTCCGCCTCGCCGAGCGACGCCTACGGGTTGGCGCTGGAGGCCGATCCCGAGGCCGTGCTGAAGCGGTGCTTGAGCGGCGATGCGCGGCGCAAGCTGCGCCAGAAGGAGAAGTGGCTGGTCGCGGCCCACGGTCCGGTGACGCACCGGGTCGCGGCGGACGACGCGGAGGGCGAGGCGATCCTGTCGGCCTATCTCGCCCAGAAGGCGGTGCGCTTCGCGACGAGCGGAATCCGCGATCCCTTCGCCGATCCGGCGGCGCGCGACTTCCTGAAAGCCGCGCATCGGACCGGTGCCCTGGAGCTGCACGCCCTGCGGACGGAGGGCGGGCGCATCCTCGCCACCTTCGTGGGCGCCGTCGACCCGGCGCGCTTCAGCGGCATGTTGACCTCGTTCGACCCTGACCCCTCGCTCGCCCGCTTCAGCCCCGGCGACCTGCTGCTCCAGGCCCTGATCCGCGACCAGGCGTCGCGCGGCCGCAAGGCCCTCGATCTCGGCGTCGGCGAGGCGCGCTACAAGGCGAGCGTCTGCGACGAGACGATTCACCTCGTCGATGCGGTGATCCCGGTGAGCCTGCGCGGCCGGGCCTATGCGGCCGCGGCCGCGGCCGGCGCGCGCCTCAAGCGGCGGATCAAGCGCGATCCGCGGCTCTGGGCGCTGGTCGGTCGGGTGCGCAGGGCGATGGCGCGGCCGGCCTGA
- the cobT gene encoding nicotinate-nucleotide--dimethylbenzimidazole phosphoribosyltransferase, with protein MADTPTDAAPFDDIRRLIATMPGPDEAAAAEVSARDSLLTKPAGSLGRLEFLAAWMAAWQGKAPPSLDRPLVCVFAGSHGVAAKGVSAYPSAVNRQMLDNFAAGGAAINQICAAYGLGFKVFDLAIDMPTGDITTGPAMTEKACVATMAFGMEAVAAGTDGLAVGEMGIGNTTVAAAIYAALYGGEPARWVGRGTGVDEAGFARKVAAVEAALNCHQGHLEDPLAVMARLGGREIAAMAGAILAARLQRVPVVIDGYVSTAAAALLHAVDPRALDHCLAGHVSAEGDHAAVLERLGLRPLLDLGLRLGEGSGAALALGIVKAALACHREMATFAQAGVSGPVA; from the coding sequence ATGGCCGACACCCCGACCGACGCCGCCCCGTTCGACGACATCCGCCGCCTGATCGCCACCATGCCGGGGCCGGACGAGGCCGCCGCCGCCGAGGTCTCGGCCCGCGACTCGCTCCTGACCAAGCCGGCCGGCAGCCTCGGCCGGCTCGAATTCCTCGCCGCCTGGATGGCGGCCTGGCAGGGCAAGGCGCCGCCGAGCCTCGACCGGCCGCTGGTCTGCGTCTTCGCGGGCAGCCACGGCGTCGCGGCGAAAGGAGTCTCGGCCTATCCGTCCGCGGTCAACCGCCAGATGCTCGACAACTTCGCCGCCGGGGGCGCGGCGATCAACCAGATCTGCGCCGCCTACGGCCTCGGCTTCAAGGTGTTCGACCTCGCCATCGACATGCCGACCGGCGACATCACGACCGGGCCGGCGATGACCGAGAAGGCCTGCGTCGCCACCATGGCGTTCGGCATGGAGGCGGTGGCGGCGGGCACCGACGGGCTCGCCGTCGGCGAGATGGGGATCGGCAACACCACGGTGGCGGCGGCGATCTACGCCGCTCTCTACGGCGGCGAGCCGGCCCGATGGGTCGGCCGCGGCACCGGTGTCGACGAGGCGGGCTTTGCCCGCAAGGTCGCGGCGGTCGAGGCGGCGCTGAACTGCCACCAGGGCCATCTCGAGGATCCGCTCGCGGTGATGGCACGCTTAGGGGGCCGCGAGATCGCCGCCATGGCCGGCGCGATCCTGGCGGCGCGGCTGCAGCGGGTGCCGGTGGTGATCGACGGCTACGTCTCCACCGCCGCCGCCGCGCTCCTCCACGCCGTCGATCCCCGCGCCCTCGACCATTGCCTCGCCGGCCACGTCTCGGCCGAGGGCGACCACGCCGCGGTGCTGGAGCGCTTGGGGCTTCGTCCGCTCCTCGACCTGGGCCTGCGCCTCGGCGAGGGCAGCGGCGCGGCGCTCGCGCTCGGGATCGTCAAGGCGGCTTTGGCCTGCCACCGCGAGATGGCGACCTTCGCGCAGGCGGGGGTGTCGGGGCCGGTCGCCTGA
- the cobS gene encoding adenosylcobinamide-GDP ribazoletransferase: protein MATGLNAGPGPSDDSADDAFEPPPPAAGPWPPLADLAACLRFYSRLPVPALPGETDLHAAPDFRTVPRMLPLAGLVIGGAGAIALAASLPLGLGPFLAATLALAVTTLVTGALHEDGLADVADGFGGGITAARRLEIMRDSRIGAYGAAALVLSYALRIGALATLADRIGWRVAVAFLMAAALSRTAALWPLCHLPPARPDGAAHAVGRPTGATHATAWALCLAVLVAAFFLGLPWLGLCLAGLLAVLAAWTLTRMAARLVGGQTGDVIGASQQLAEIAALLALVIAIPN from the coding sequence ATGGCGACGGGACTGAACGCGGGGCCGGGCCCCTCCGACGATTCCGCCGACGACGCGTTCGAGCCGCCGCCGCCCGCCGCCGGCCCGTGGCCGCCGCTCGCCGACCTCGCCGCCTGCCTGCGCTTCTACAGCCGCCTGCCGGTCCCGGCCCTGCCGGGCGAGACCGACCTGCATGCCGCGCCCGATTTCCGTACCGTGCCGCGGATGCTGCCGCTTGCCGGGCTGGTGATCGGGGGAGCGGGCGCCATCGCGCTCGCGGCCTCCCTGCCGCTCGGCCTCGGGCCGTTCCTCGCCGCGACCCTGGCCCTCGCCGTCACGACGCTCGTCACCGGCGCCCTGCACGAGGACGGCCTCGCCGACGTGGCGGACGGGTTCGGCGGCGGCATCACGGCGGCCCGGCGCCTCGAGATCATGCGCGACAGCCGCATCGGCGCCTACGGGGCCGCCGCCCTGGTCCTGTCCTACGCGCTGCGCATCGGGGCGCTGGCGACCCTCGCCGACCGGATCGGCTGGCGCGTCGCCGTGGCCTTCCTGATGGCCGCCGCGCTCTCGCGCACCGCCGCCCTGTGGCCGCTCTGCCACCTCCCTCCCGCCCGGCCGGACGGCGCCGCCCACGCGGTCGGCCGGCCGACGGGCGCGACCCATGCCACCGCCTGGGCGCTCTGCCTCGCCGTGCTGGTGGCTGCCTTCTTCCTCGGCCTGCCCTGGCTGGGCCTGTGCCTCGCCGGCCTCCTCGCTGTCCTGGCCGCCTGGACCCTGACCCGGATGGCCGCGCGCCTCGTCGGCGGCCAGACCGGCGACGTCATCGGGGCGAGCCAGCAGCTTGCCGAGATCGCCGCCCTCCTCGCCCTCGTGATCGCGATTCCCAATTGA
- a CDS encoding DUF1289 domain-containing protein has protein sequence MPVSSPCIRLCVLDPVTGLCEGCGRNRDEIAAWGGLSEPERRRIMAELPARLAEAYPEPPEPAPAPALA, from the coding sequence ATGCCCGTATCCTCTCCCTGCATCCGCCTCTGCGTCCTCGATCCCGTCACCGGCCTGTGCGAGGGCTGCGGCCGCAACCGCGACGAGATCGCCGCCTGGGGCGGCCTGTCCGAGCCGGAGCGGCGGCGCATCATGGCGGAGCTGCCGGCGCGGCTGGCAGAGGCCTACCCCGAGCCGCCGGAGCCCGCGCCGGCCCCGGCCCTGGCCTGA
- a CDS encoding retropepsin-like aspartic protease family protein, with translation MPGALGIGLLLLACAYALNVFGGREVAGLRADEAAGLAAAGGAALMVLNGVGHRFRSGFGEGLVALLLWIAIGAGVAGLYVYRDAARDMAFRALGEMSPGEPVPGRGDEVVIARRVDGGFTVQAKVNGRMQAFAFDTGASAVVLTAESAAHLGLHPGPGAYRVQVQTANGRTAAAPVVLDTVAVGPITETRVAALVTRPGALSVNLLGMSFLERLNSYEVRGSRLILRGARG, from the coding sequence ATGCCGGGCGCCCTCGGTATCGGGCTCCTGCTCCTCGCCTGCGCCTACGCGCTGAATGTCTTCGGCGGGCGCGAGGTGGCGGGACTGCGCGCCGACGAGGCGGCCGGGCTCGCCGCGGCCGGCGGGGCCGCCCTGATGGTGCTGAACGGCGTCGGCCACCGGTTCCGGTCGGGATTCGGCGAGGGGCTCGTCGCGCTCCTGCTCTGGATCGCCATCGGCGCCGGGGTCGCCGGCCTCTACGTCTATCGTGACGCGGCGCGGGACATGGCGTTCCGCGCGCTCGGTGAGATGAGCCCGGGCGAGCCGGTGCCGGGGCGCGGCGACGAGGTGGTGATCGCCCGGCGGGTCGATGGCGGCTTCACGGTGCAGGCCAAGGTCAACGGGCGGATGCAGGCCTTCGCCTTCGATACCGGTGCGAGCGCAGTGGTGCTCACCGCCGAGAGTGCGGCCCATCTCGGTCTCCATCCGGGCCCGGGCGCCTACCGGGTCCAGGTCCAGACCGCCAACGGCCGCACCGCCGCCGCCCCGGTGGTGCTCGACACGGTGGCGGTCGGGCCGATCACCGAGACCCGGGTGGCCGCCCTGGTGACCCGGCCCGGCGCCTTGAGCGTCAACCTGCTCGGGATGAGCTTCCTGGAGCGGCTGAACTCCTACGAGGTGCGGGGCAGCCGGCTGATCCTGCGCGGGGCGCGGGGGTGA
- a CDS encoding cupin domain-containing protein — protein MLTRRGFAGFASCALCSLTGFLATDAGAQTPPAATPGVKRKVLGQTEGPAPGYVTITAEVEIEPGVLVGRHTHPGIESGYVLEGEIELPIEGQPTRVLKAGDGFQVPPGVPHAGSKSGAKPVRIVSTYIVEKGKPLASPA, from the coding sequence ATGCTGACGCGCCGCGGTTTCGCGGGGTTCGCCTCGTGCGCGCTCTGCAGCCTGACCGGCTTTCTCGCCACCGATGCCGGGGCGCAGACGCCGCCCGCGGCGACGCCGGGGGTGAAGCGCAAGGTCCTGGGCCAGACCGAGGGACCGGCCCCCGGCTACGTCACCATCACCGCCGAGGTGGAGATCGAGCCCGGCGTGCTGGTCGGCCGCCACACCCATCCGGGCATCGAATCGGGCTACGTGCTGGAGGGCGAGATCGAGCTGCCGATCGAGGGCCAGCCGACCCGCGTGCTCAAGGCGGGCGACGGCTTCCAGGTCCCGCCGGGCGTGCCCCATGCCGGCTCGAAGAGCGGAGCCAAGCCGGTGCGGATCGTCAGCACCTACATCGTCGAGAAGGGCAAGCCGCTGGCCTCGCCGGCGTGA
- a CDS encoding MFS transporter: protein MTSSALPASAASYAEPETVKAPKKAALASWIGSAVEYYDFFIYGTAAALIFPKLFFAPNNPQAAAIASFATFGVAYITRPLGAVALGHIGDRFGRKKVLTFTLLLMGLSTFMIGCLPTYDQIGILSPILLVIARLLQGISAAGEQAGANSMTLEHAPANRRAFFTSFTLSGTQAGLILATLVFLPITQMPEAQMLSWGWRIPFFLSALVVAVGFWVRRTLPETPVFEKEQEQTHEKAALPVAVLFRTQWADVLRVIFAALVSVVSTIFSVFTLSYAVNTMQIDRSTMLTVLILANVVALGAIPAFAALSDRIGRRPVFIFGALGSAALIWPYMWAISQGNLPLIFGFGILLSGVVYSAANGVWPSLYGEMFDTKVRLSGMAIGTQIGFALGGFAPVISAALLGTGPTGWVPVAVFVTATAGIAAVSIWTARETYRTPMEKLGKR from the coding sequence ATGACCTCTTCCGCCCTTCCGGCGAGCGCCGCGTCGTACGCCGAACCCGAGACCGTGAAAGCTCCCAAAAAGGCCGCGCTCGCCAGCTGGATCGGCAGCGCGGTCGAATATTACGACTTCTTCATCTACGGCACCGCCGCGGCGCTGATCTTCCCGAAACTGTTCTTCGCGCCGAACAACCCGCAGGCGGCGGCGATCGCCTCGTTCGCGACCTTCGGCGTCGCCTACATCACCCGGCCGCTCGGCGCGGTGGCGCTCGGCCATATCGGCGACCGCTTCGGCCGCAAGAAGGTGCTCACCTTCACGCTGCTGCTGATGGGTCTCTCGACCTTCATGATCGGCTGCCTGCCGACCTACGACCAGATCGGCATCCTGTCGCCGATCCTGCTCGTCATCGCCCGCCTGCTCCAGGGCATCTCGGCCGCGGGCGAGCAGGCCGGCGCCAACTCGATGACCCTCGAACACGCGCCGGCGAACAGGCGCGCCTTCTTCACCAGCTTTACCTTGAGCGGCACGCAGGCCGGGCTGATCCTGGCGACGCTGGTCTTCCTGCCGATCACCCAGATGCCCGAGGCCCAGATGCTGTCCTGGGGCTGGCGCATCCCGTTCTTCCTCAGCGCCCTCGTGGTCGCGGTCGGCTTCTGGGTCCGCCGCACCCTGCCGGAGACCCCGGTCTTCGAGAAGGAGCAGGAGCAGACCCACGAGAAGGCGGCCCTGCCGGTCGCTGTGCTGTTCCGCACCCAGTGGGCCGACGTGCTGCGGGTGATCTTCGCGGCGCTCGTCTCGGTGGTGAGCACGATTTTCAGCGTCTTCACCCTGTCCTACGCCGTCAACACGATGCAGATCGACCGCTCGACGATGCTGACCGTGCTGATCCTGGCCAACGTCGTGGCGCTCGGCGCGATCCCGGCCTTCGCGGCGCTCTCCGACCGGATCGGCCGCCGCCCGGTCTTCATCTTCGGCGCGCTCGGCTCCGCGGCGTTGATCTGGCCCTACATGTGGGCGATCAGCCAGGGCAACCTGCCGCTCATCTTCGGCTTCGGCATCCTGCTCTCGGGCGTGGTCTACAGCGCCGCCAACGGGGTGTGGCCGTCGCTCTACGGTGAGATGTTCGACACCAAGGTCCGCCTGTCGGGCATGGCGATCGGCACCCAGATCGGCTTTGCCCTCGGCGGCTTCGCCCCGGTGATCAGCGCCGCGCTCCTCGGCACCGGCCCGACCGGCTGGGTCCCGGTGGCTGTCTTCGTCACCGCCACGGCGGGGATCGCCGCCGTCTCGATCTGGACGGCGCGGGAGACCTACCGGACGCCGATGGAGAAGCTCGGCAAGCGCTGA